The Candidatus Nitrosocosmicus franklandus genome contains a region encoding:
- a CDS encoding ABC transporter permease yields MTTTANNNNPFINNDVKPESHSKLFWLFSDSWVLAKRSIRHITRNLDQLFSVALFPIMFFLLFRYVFGGAIDTGNISYVDFLVAGIFVQMLAFGANYTTMNLAIDLQRGIVNRFKSLPISRSALLIGHVGADLVRNMMTGAIVLGVSFLVGFHPDANAIDWILIFVLAALFSLAISWISAVMGLMVKSIEAAQWTGFIVIFPLTFVSSAFVPTETMPYALRLFAENQPLTHIIEAIRSWLVGTPVGDSGWLAFAWCIGIIIVTVPLASWLFKRQSLK; encoded by the coding sequence TTGACTACTACTGCTAATAATAATAATCCTTTTATTAATAATGATGTTAAACCAGAATCTCATTCCAAACTGTTCTGGTTATTTAGCGATTCTTGGGTACTGGCAAAACGCAGTATTAGGCATATCACAAGAAATCTAGATCAGCTTTTTTCTGTAGCTCTTTTTCCAATTATGTTTTTCTTACTATTTAGATATGTATTTGGTGGAGCTATAGACACAGGAAACATAAGCTACGTCGATTTTTTAGTTGCCGGTATTTTCGTTCAGATGCTTGCCTTTGGAGCAAATTATACCACGATGAATTTGGCAATAGATTTGCAGCGGGGTATTGTTAACAGGTTCAAGTCACTCCCCATCTCTAGATCTGCACTACTGATTGGCCACGTAGGGGCTGATCTTGTTAGAAATATGATGACTGGGGCGATAGTACTTGGAGTTAGCTTCTTGGTTGGATTTCATCCAGATGCAAATGCAATAGACTGGATTTTGATTTTTGTCTTGGCCGCTCTATTCTCACTAGCCATTTCATGGATATCTGCTGTCATGGGTTTAATGGTAAAAAGCATTGAAGCAGCTCAATGGACAGGCTTTATTGTAATTTTTCCACTCACATTTGTTAGCAGTGCTTTCGTTCCCACCGAAACCATGCCTTACGCCCTCCGATTATTTGCCGAAAACCAACCACTTACCCACATAATAGAAGCAATTCGTTCTTGGCTTGTGGGTACGCCTGTGGGAGATTCTGGATGGCTTGCATTTGCTTGGTGTATTGGCATAATTATTGTAACAGTTCCCCTCGCATCGTGGCTTTTTAAACGCCAGTCTCTCAAGTAA
- a CDS encoding winged helix-turn-helix domain-containing protein, which yields MQVSSLLIPKSFDNIDDPYLGRLKDSSVYSETFNKTGNWMISEITIDDLQKPSSRLNKEEYYYDNNTHDDYILSIKDLHRMDKKILWLLTEQPWSTYSFKALVRKLGIHQQTLSRSLRRLVDLSIIEKSPAGYRLNKMNASSILSLIENSTLDLFDQDESLLEKPNRLKKQRKFNQILQIYLPVKVDVNQVVNRLSRKWFGNLRWLGLVKKDTGYRLEWIVSDKHTDDDLFRINVTIVSEYVIVESDAETEGDKIEAMSYSNKLVGEIIREFKRDLAENPETKKTYPQVFARDIKYNVDKKRQ from the coding sequence ATGCAAGTTTCCAGTTTACTAATTCCAAAGTCTTTTGATAATATCGATGATCCATATCTAGGTAGATTAAAGGACTCGTCAGTTTACAGTGAAACATTCAATAAAACTGGCAATTGGATGATTTCAGAAATTACTATTGATGATTTACAAAAACCTAGTTCTCGTCTAAATAAGGAAGAGTATTATTACGATAATAACACTCATGATGACTACATTTTATCTATCAAGGACCTTCATAGGATGGATAAGAAAATTCTGTGGTTATTAACAGAACAACCTTGGTCCACATATTCCTTTAAAGCGCTAGTACGAAAACTGGGGATCCATCAACAAACTCTTTCACGATCCTTGCGTCGACTAGTGGATCTCTCTATTATCGAGAAATCTCCTGCAGGATATAGGCTTAATAAAATGAATGCCTCGTCAATCCTCTCTTTAATTGAAAATTCAACACTCGATTTATTTGATCAAGATGAGTCTTTATTAGAAAAACCCAACAGGTTAAAAAAACAGAGAAAGTTCAATCAGATACTACAAATATATCTTCCTGTTAAGGTGGATGTTAACCAGGTTGTAAACCGGTTAAGTCGAAAATGGTTTGGAAATCTTAGGTGGTTAGGCCTTGTTAAGAAAGATACTGGATATAGACTCGAATGGATTGTCAGTGATAAGCACACAGATGATGATCTTTTTAGGATTAATGTAACTATCGTATCGGAATACGTTATAGTAGAATCAGATGCTGAAACTGAGGGTGATAAAATTGAAGCAATGTCTTACTCAAATAAGCTTGTTGGAGAAATAATAAGAGAATTTAAAAGAGACTTGGCAGAAAATCCTGAGACAAAAAAGACTTATCCTCAAGTATTTGCAAGAGACATAAAATATAATGTTGATAAAAAGAGACAATAG
- a CDS encoding PQQ-dependent sugar dehydrogenase → MSLETLIKLKYFILLLDYSMFVRLKPLIAFFAISLILLSSISSSYVQISFGAYAKAPLSPYGPTVNDDSLTVEKLVDGLAFPTSMAFLGPNDILVTEKNTGQVKRITNGYLAPQPVLDVPVANAIERGLLGIAISKHPDGKTYVFLSYTESGDGVDGSDVERFVDPLGNRLYRYEFVDGRLINPVLLLDLTATPPNGRAEHNGGKVLIGPDNNVYFMVGEVGGHRTQAQNILFGPPPNGLGGVLRVTQDGEIVDPNEPIFGEGLPLNVYYAMGIRNSFGMDFDPLTGNLWDTENGPDTGDEINLVFPGFNSGWVQVQGYIEDDLLENEVFDESALVSFGESQYADPKFVWEWPAGLTALKFLNSHRLGDEYANNMFVGDINNGLLYRFTLNEARDAIFINDTYVGDIEALQDNKIEDPKENQPLIFGQGFGGITDLQVGPDGYLYVLSYTGSLFRILPISDSVIPRSPAVVAVEQEAVRNQSVPAVILGIDGDDSYSPNPIEIEVGQTITWYNGDTISHTVTSGRDGDADEGSLFDSDAIIPNHSYSLTFITPGEYPYYCIYHPTMVGDVVVDEVGSGSSTSDDEDSSSDDEDSSSDDEDSSSDDEDSSSDDEDSSSDDEDEA, encoded by the coding sequence TTGTCGTTAGAAACCTTAATTAAATTAAAATATTTCATACTATTGTTAGACTACTCCATGTTTGTTAGACTTAAGCCGTTAATAGCCTTTTTCGCTATATCTTTGATTCTCCTTTCTTCTATTTCCTCCTCTTATGTTCAAATTTCCTTTGGTGCATATGCAAAAGCACCATTGTCCCCCTATGGCCCGACAGTAAACGATGATAGTCTTACTGTTGAAAAACTAGTTGATGGCTTAGCATTTCCAACTAGCATGGCATTTCTGGGCCCTAACGATATTCTTGTGACTGAAAAAAATACAGGCCAGGTAAAAAGAATTACCAATGGATATTTGGCTCCACAACCAGTGCTTGACGTACCTGTAGCAAATGCCATAGAAAGAGGGTTGTTAGGAATTGCTATATCAAAACATCCCGATGGAAAAACATACGTTTTTCTTTCATACACAGAATCTGGTGATGGTGTCGATGGTAGCGATGTTGAACGATTTGTGGACCCATTAGGTAATCGACTATATAGATACGAGTTTGTCGATGGCAGGTTGATTAATCCTGTATTATTATTAGATTTAACTGCAACTCCTCCAAATGGTAGAGCAGAACACAATGGAGGTAAGGTCCTAATCGGTCCTGACAATAATGTTTACTTTATGGTCGGAGAAGTTGGCGGACATAGAACTCAGGCTCAGAATATTCTTTTTGGTCCACCACCTAATGGTTTGGGAGGGGTATTGAGAGTTACCCAGGATGGTGAGATTGTTGATCCTAATGAACCTATTTTCGGCGAAGGCTTACCGCTGAATGTATATTATGCAATGGGTATTCGAAATAGCTTTGGAATGGACTTTGATCCATTGACTGGAAACCTTTGGGATACTGAAAATGGGCCAGATACTGGTGATGAAATTAATCTAGTGTTTCCAGGATTTAACAGTGGATGGGTTCAAGTTCAAGGCTATATAGAGGATGATCTTCTTGAAAATGAGGTTTTTGATGAATCTGCTCTGGTATCTTTTGGAGAAAGCCAATATGCGGATCCAAAATTTGTATGGGAATGGCCCGCGGGTTTGACTGCTTTGAAATTCCTGAATTCTCACAGATTAGGCGATGAATATGCGAATAACATGTTTGTAGGCGATATTAATAACGGGTTATTATATAGATTTACACTCAATGAAGCCAGGGATGCAATTTTCATAAACGATACATATGTGGGTGATATAGAAGCACTTCAAGATAACAAGATCGAAGATCCGAAAGAAAATCAACCTCTAATATTTGGTCAAGGTTTTGGTGGTATAACCGATCTTCAAGTTGGGCCAGACGGTTATCTGTATGTATTGAGCTATACCGGATCCCTCTTTAGAATATTGCCAATATCTGATAGTGTTATACCTCGATCTCCGGCTGTAGTAGCTGTTGAACAAGAAGCAGTACGTAACCAGTCTGTTCCTGCGGTAATATTGGGAATAGATGGTGACGACTCTTATTCACCAAATCCAATAGAGATCGAAGTAGGTCAAACAATAACTTGGTATAATGGAGATACCATATCTCATACCGTAACTTCTGGACGAGATGGTGATGCTGATGAGGGTAGCTTATTTGATTCGGATGCTATAATACCTAATCATTCTTATTCCCTTACCTTTATCACTCCTGGAGAATACCCATATTACTGTATATATCATCCTACCATGGTAGGTGATGTCGTCGTTGACGAAGTTGGATCGGGTTCATCTACATCTGATGATGAAGACTCCTCAAGCGATGATGAAGACTCCTCAAGCGATGATGAAGACTCCTCAAGCGATGATGAAGACTCCTCAAGCGATGATGAAGACTCCTCAAGCGATGATGAAGACGAAGCATAA
- the mpgS gene encoding mannosyl-3-phosphoglycerate synthase has translation MRLDFPPKYTETIGSIKIHSLQKIYEIDSGNVVNSNNQRNNNTSTIAFDNRKLSKKCTKMAVVIPVKNEKLSLLEGVLSGIPNECLIIIVSNSQRTPVDRYAMEVEMVKQFSQFSNKRISIIHQRDPNLSRIFHKLNYTSILDQHSQVRRGKAEGMVIGILLAKMQEKEYVGFIDSDNYFPGAVNEYVKIFASGFAMSQSRMSNIRICWRSKPKVANNKVYFPRWGRVSEHSNKYLNDLISYITGYETDIITTGNAGEHALSMSLAENMQFASGYSVEPYELINILENFGGIIKESSRLHKDSVEIFQIETRNPHFHEDKGNDHIIGMLQESLSAINNSKICNTDITRDIKNHLLVLEQKTNQTSSRTGAISNNHLMDPIKTISMDKFNELVIDSPKLLHQFNASEI, from the coding sequence ATGAGATTAGACTTTCCACCCAAATATACTGAAACTATAGGCTCAATAAAAATCCACTCACTTCAAAAAATTTATGAAATAGATTCAGGAAACGTAGTGAATTCTAATAATCAGCGTAATAATAATACGTCTACAATAGCATTTGACAATAGAAAGCTCTCAAAAAAATGTACTAAGATGGCAGTAGTTATTCCGGTAAAGAACGAAAAATTAAGTTTATTGGAAGGGGTTTTGAGCGGCATTCCTAATGAATGTCTAATTATTATCGTGTCTAATAGTCAAAGAACACCCGTTGACCGATATGCGATGGAAGTAGAAATGGTAAAGCAATTTTCTCAGTTTTCTAATAAAAGAATTTCCATTATACATCAACGAGATCCTAATCTTAGTCGAATATTTCACAAACTAAATTATACTTCAATTCTAGATCAACACAGCCAAGTTAGGCGTGGCAAAGCAGAAGGAATGGTAATTGGGATCTTATTAGCAAAGATGCAAGAAAAAGAGTATGTTGGATTTATTGATAGTGATAATTATTTTCCTGGTGCAGTCAATGAGTATGTAAAAATATTTGCATCAGGGTTTGCAATGTCGCAATCACGCATGAGTAACATACGAATATGTTGGCGATCGAAACCAAAAGTAGCGAATAACAAAGTTTATTTTCCTAGATGGGGACGTGTATCTGAACATAGCAACAAATATCTTAATGATTTAATTTCTTATATTACAGGTTATGAGACAGATATAATTACTACAGGAAACGCCGGAGAACATGCACTATCCATGAGCCTTGCTGAGAACATGCAATTTGCAAGCGGATATTCAGTGGAACCTTATGAACTAATTAACATATTAGAAAATTTTGGAGGAATAATTAAAGAATCTTCAAGACTTCATAAAGATAGTGTAGAAATATTTCAAATAGAAACTAGAAATCCTCATTTTCACGAAGATAAGGGGAATGATCACATCATAGGCATGCTTCAAGAATCTCTCAGTGCAATAAATAATAGTAAAATTTGTAACACAGATATAACCAGAGATATCAAAAATCACTTACTTGTTTTGGAACAAAAAACTAATCAAACAAGCTCAAGAACCGGTGCAATTTCCAATAATCACCTAATGGATCCCATTAAAACAATTTCCATGGATAAATTTAACGAATTAGTAATAGACAGTCCTAAATTATTACACCAGTTCAATGCGAGTGAAATATAA
- a CDS encoding ATP-binding cassette domain-containing protein has protein sequence MENAVSVRGLKKSFKNITVLDGIDFDIQKGTVLALLGPNGAGKTTTVHILSTLLLPDSGVVKINNFDVVKDANKVRSLIGLTGQYAALDEYLTARENLQMIGRLYRLSHKDIDKRTNELLELFDLVHASNRAVKTYSGGMRRRLDLAVSLIASPPILFLDEPTTGLDPHSRLIMWNIIKQLVSSGTTVLLTTQDMDEADHLADKIIVMNGGKIIAEGTSEELKLLVGSERLEITVSNNDDFDRATTVIQEENLRIDKASRKLSFATKGGVRKLKQVLSRLDEAKIEVENISFRSPTLDDVFLTLTGHMTSTEDEDNKANGAMMH, from the coding sequence ATCGAAAATGCTGTATCTGTGAGGGGTCTTAAAAAGTCGTTTAAAAATATTACGGTTCTTGATGGTATTGATTTTGATATTCAAAAGGGTACCGTTTTGGCTCTTTTGGGACCAAATGGTGCAGGAAAAACTACCACGGTTCACATACTCAGTACATTGTTACTACCTGACAGCGGTGTAGTCAAAATAAATAATTTTGATGTAGTAAAAGATGCTAATAAGGTGAGGAGTTTGATCGGGTTGACTGGGCAGTATGCCGCACTCGATGAATATCTTACAGCAAGAGAAAATCTGCAAATGATAGGCAGACTTTATCGACTTAGTCATAAGGACATTGATAAAAGAACTAATGAATTACTCGAGTTGTTCGATTTGGTCCATGCTTCTAATAGAGCAGTAAAGACTTATTCGGGGGGAATGCGTCGACGTCTGGATCTGGCAGTTAGTTTGATTGCTTCGCCTCCAATTCTCTTTCTAGATGAACCTACAACAGGTCTTGATCCACATAGCCGTTTAATTATGTGGAACATAATTAAGCAACTTGTGTCAAGTGGAACAACAGTACTTCTCACGACTCAGGATATGGATGAAGCTGATCATTTGGCGGACAAGATAATAGTAATGAATGGGGGAAAAATAATCGCAGAAGGAACCTCTGAAGAACTAAAATTGTTAGTGGGTTCCGAAAGATTGGAGATAACTGTCTCAAATAATGATGATTTTGATCGTGCTACTACTGTCATTCAAGAAGAAAACCTGCGCATTGATAAAGCGTCCCGCAAACTGAGTTTTGCAACCAAAGGGGGTGTGCGTAAGCTCAAGCAGGTGTTAAGTCGATTAGATGAAGCTAAAATCGAAGTTGAAAACATTTCCTTCCGTAGTCCAACTTTAGATGATGTTTTTCTTACACTGACTGGTCATATGACAAGTACAGAGGATGAAGACAACAAAGCAAATGGGGCGATGATGCATTGA
- a CDS encoding DDE-type integrase/transposase/recombinase, with amino-acid sequence MNTRNRTPSRYVYYGLHLYFSGLSLRKTSERLSYCIKRNHVTIWNWIQKYQPKIIKTKQRRICEFIVDETLLKVGSEYTWLWVAIDAKSKEILSLSISKERNMFVAERFLSNIVRDYGKHPVSTDGGTWYPMACQFLKLEHHLHSSYEKNLIERTMQYIKDRTESFDDYFPCRLKNCKLKHVKNWLNLFVDYHNNEIKHIK; translated from the coding sequence ATGAATACTAGAAACAGAACACCTTCAAGGTATGTGTATTATGGCTTACATTTGTACTTTTCAGGTCTTTCTCTTAGGAAAACATCTGAAAGATTATCATACTGTATCAAACGAAATCATGTCACTATCTGGAACTGGATTCAAAAGTACCAACCTAAGATTATCAAGACAAAACAAAGAAGGATATGTGAATTCATTGTAGATGAAACATTGCTTAAGGTTGGTTCAGAATACACGTGGTTATGGGTTGCAATAGATGCGAAAAGTAAGGAAATTCTCTCACTATCCATTTCTAAGGAGAGAAACATGTTTGTTGCGGAACGGTTTCTGTCAAACATAGTCAGAGACTATGGAAAGCATCCAGTTTCAACAGATGGTGGTACTTGGTATCCCATGGCTTGTCAATTCCTTAAATTAGAACACCATCTCCATTCCTCCTATGAAAAAAACTTGATTGAAAGAACAATGCAGTATATCAAGGACAGAACTGAAAGTTTCGATGATTACTTTCCCTGCAGGCTAAAGAACTGCAAACTAAAACACGTAAAAAACTGGTTGAACCTGTTTGTCGACTATCATAACAATGAAATAAAACATATTAAGTGA
- a CDS encoding Kelch repeat-containing protein, producing the protein MNNKYFVYALSCGFVFFWIFLLLIIQNPGIVLAQNSSTNGTWIIGSSMPNPRTEVTAVSLNDTLYVIGGFTRDGINTNLVERYNFTSNSWDDGIKPLPIPLHHASATANGGKIFVIGGYYGDWVPSNKLFVYDPITNNWTTGPSMPTSRGSPVSNFVDGKLYVIGGDSNDNSLSNVEVYDPTTKNWTILSPMPTARHHAASAVVDGEIYVIGGRITNSLVNVDIVEKYDPKLDKWISDLSPMPSKRSGIAATSIDGFIYVLGGEQNQDTFNDNERYDPYSDLWSIEQPMPTARHGLGVTSIDDKIFAIGGGPHPGLTVTGQNEIYFLSDK; encoded by the coding sequence ATGAATAACAAATACTTTGTTTATGCACTTTCTTGTGGATTTGTCTTTTTCTGGATATTTTTATTGTTGATCATACAAAATCCGGGTATTGTATTGGCTCAGAATTCCAGTACCAATGGAACGTGGATAATTGGATCTTCTATGCCTAATCCTAGAACCGAAGTTACTGCAGTATCTTTGAACGATACTTTGTATGTAATTGGCGGCTTTACAAGAGATGGTATAAATACGAACCTGGTTGAGAGATATAATTTTACTAGTAACAGTTGGGATGATGGTATCAAACCTTTGCCTATTCCATTACATCATGCTTCGGCAACTGCAAACGGTGGAAAGATTTTCGTAATAGGTGGGTATTACGGAGATTGGGTCCCAAGTAATAAGCTATTTGTCTATGATCCAATTACTAATAATTGGACTACTGGTCCTTCCATGCCAACTAGTAGAGGCTCACCTGTATCCAATTTTGTAGATGGTAAGCTGTACGTTATCGGCGGAGATAGTAACGATAATTCTCTTTCGAACGTTGAAGTTTATGATCCAACAACGAAGAATTGGACTATTCTTTCTCCAATGCCAACAGCTAGACACCATGCAGCTTCTGCTGTTGTCGACGGCGAAATTTATGTCATCGGAGGACGAATTACCAATTCTTTGGTAAACGTCGATATCGTGGAAAAATATGATCCCAAATTAGACAAATGGATTTCGGATTTAAGTCCTATGCCATCAAAAAGAAGCGGTATTGCAGCTACGTCCATAGATGGTTTTATCTATGTCTTGGGTGGAGAACAAAATCAAGACACATTCAATGATAATGAACGTTATGATCCTTATTCTGACCTGTGGTCTATAGAGCAACCAATGCCTACTGCTAGACATGGACTGGGTGTTACTTCTATTGATGATAAGATTTTTGCAATTGGTGGAGGTCCACATCCTGGTTTGACGGTGACCGGTCAGAATGAGATATATTTTTTGAGTGACAAGTAG
- a CDS encoding beta/gamma crystallin-related protein, which yields MQNRCGLVILIFMIGTLLTGLTIPHIEKAQASIASQSEINPEDNSLYEFVANNTAVANNTAVANTTSHFAAQVFIHKNFTGNSTVIDQNTPFIGGQFHDSISSLIISIDENNTSGHMVEVCEHESYAGNCMILGPGKHNVQTLGWLNDQISSIRALSPETLELKNITPEVIVNGS from the coding sequence ATGCAAAATAGATGTGGTCTTGTTATTTTGATTTTCATGATTGGAACCTTATTAACCGGCTTAACTATACCTCATATAGAAAAGGCACAAGCGAGTATTGCTAGTCAATCTGAGATAAACCCAGAGGATAATAGTTTGTATGAGTTCGTTGCAAATAATACAGCAGTTGCAAATAATACAGCAGTTGCAAATACAACCAGTCATTTTGCAGCTCAAGTCTTTATTCACAAGAATTTTACTGGAAATAGCACCGTTATAGATCAAAACACTCCGTTCATAGGTGGTCAGTTTCACGATTCCATAAGTAGTCTAATAATATCAATAGACGAAAACAATACGAGCGGACATATGGTAGAGGTGTGTGAGCATGAAAGCTATGCAGGCAATTGTATGATACTAGGACCAGGAAAACACAATGTTCAAACTCTCGGGTGGCTCAATGATCAGATCTCATCGATAAGAGCATTGTCACCTGAAACACTTGAACTAAAGAATATCACTCCGGAAGTAATAG
- a CDS encoding proteasome subunit alpha (cleaves peptide bonds), translated as MTEENNSTNSQYGTGYNSGRYPYYYGQGGRLVLVDSALEAVNRGSTTIGIKTPEFALITSHIKPTLPLVDPNEKIFLIDKHIGATGAGYIADIEQLIEEIRLQAQKHRLSYESPIDVKSIAKHLSTYLHNYTIYAVRPQAASIIIAGNDETGIQLYQVDPSGTYLKGNGFAIGYASDTAIEVIQKEYSKDLTFDNALELAKKAIEKSIGDKPRVESGIVTKKGFSKLS; from the coding sequence ATGACAGAAGAAAATAACTCAACAAATTCCCAATATGGCACGGGATATAATAGCGGTCGATATCCATATTATTATGGACAAGGAGGAAGACTAGTACTCGTCGATAGTGCTTTGGAAGCAGTCAATAGAGGTTCCACAACCATTGGAATAAAAACTCCAGAATTTGCACTAATTACAAGTCATATCAAACCTACACTACCATTAGTAGATCCAAATGAAAAAATATTTCTTATTGATAAACATATTGGCGCAACAGGAGCAGGTTACATAGCAGATATTGAACAATTAATTGAAGAAATAAGATTACAGGCACAAAAACATAGATTGTCATATGAAAGTCCAATAGACGTAAAATCAATAGCCAAGCATCTTAGCACGTATCTTCACAACTACACAATATATGCAGTGAGACCACAGGCCGCTTCGATAATAATTGCTGGAAACGATGAAACTGGAATTCAATTATATCAGGTAGATCCCAGCGGTACTTATTTGAAAGGTAATGGATTTGCAATAGGTTATGCATCCGATACTGCAATAGAGGTTATTCAAAAAGAATACAGCAAGGATCTTACATTTGATAATGCATTGGAACTAGCAAAGAAAGCTATTGAAAAATCAATAGGAGATAAACCCAGAGTGGAATCAGGAATAGTTACTAAAAAAGGATTTTCCAAGCTGAGTTAG
- a CDS encoding proteasome subunit beta, with amino-acid sequence MTTIIGIKTTEGVVLASDKRASKGFFIGSKIVQKIAKIDDTLAIAIAGQLSDAEHLIKVTAAERKLIELRRGFPLSVKESSRLIANLAYSGLRNYQPYYVELLVAGVDSTGSHINVADMSGAITTEDFAASGSGAPIAYGVLESLYNKNITNEEAKEIARKAVFAAMERDPGSGNGTDILVIPKLISVTAGQPTS; translated from the coding sequence ATGACTACAATTATTGGTATAAAAACAACCGAAGGAGTTGTACTTGCATCCGATAAAAGAGCCAGCAAGGGATTTTTTATCGGATCAAAAATAGTACAAAAAATTGCTAAAATAGACGACACCCTTGCAATAGCAATTGCCGGTCAGTTGTCTGATGCAGAACATTTGATTAAAGTAACTGCGGCAGAAAGAAAATTAATAGAGCTGAGGAGAGGATTTCCATTGAGCGTTAAAGAATCATCTAGATTAATTGCCAACTTGGCTTATTCAGGACTTCGTAATTATCAACCATATTATGTAGAGTTACTAGTAGCAGGAGTAGATTCTACTGGATCGCACATTAATGTTGCAGACATGAGCGGCGCAATAACTACAGAAGATTTCGCCGCATCAGGATCTGGAGCTCCAATAGCATATGGAGTACTTGAAAGTCTGTATAACAAGAACATTACAAACGAAGAAGCAAAAGAAATAGCAAGAAAGGCAGTTTTTGCGGCAATGGAGCGGGACCCCGGTTCAGGAAATGGTACAGATATCTTAGTGATCCCAAAATTGATTTCCGTAACGGCTGGACAGCCAACATCTTAG